A window from Erythrolamprus reginae isolate rEryReg1 chromosome 9, rEryReg1.hap1, whole genome shotgun sequence encodes these proteins:
- the ARL2BP gene encoding ADP-ribosylation factor-like protein 2-binding protein, whose product METLEEENFGVSISSPSDAEFDAIVGYLEDIVMDNDFQLIQRNFMDKYYREFDDTEENKLVYTPIFNEYICLVEKYIEAKLLDRIPGFNMSSFTLSLQQHKDEIAGDIFDMLLTFTDFLAFKEMFLDYRAEKEGRGLDLSAGLVVTSLSKPSRSSPQNSLWH is encoded by the exons ATGGAGACTTTAGAAGAAGAAAATTTTGGTGTATCCAT CTCATCGCCTTCGGATGCTGAGTTTGATGCTATTGTGGGATATTTGGAAGATATTGTAATGG ACAATGACTTCCAGCTAATCCAAAGAAACTTCATGGATAAATACTACCGAGAGTTCGATGACACAGAGGAGAATAAACTGGTCTACACACCTATCTTCAATGAATAT ATCTGCTTGGTGGAAAAATACATTGAAGCAAAACTCCTGGACAGGATTCCTGGTTTCAACATGTCCTCCTTCACCTTGTCTTTACA GCAGCACAAGGATGAAATAGCCGGAGACATTTTTGATATGCTTCTCACATTCACTGACTTTCTGGCATTTAAAGAGATGTTCCTGGATTACAGAGCT GAGAAAGAAGGACGAGGCCTGGACCTTAGTGCTGGGTTGGTGGTCACTTCTTTAAGCAAGCCCTCCAGGTCATCCCCCCAGAACAGCCTGTGGCATTAG